One genomic window of Glycine soja cultivar W05 chromosome 9, ASM419377v2, whole genome shotgun sequence includes the following:
- the LOC114368924 gene encoding O-fucosyltransferase 39-like isoform X1 produces MELLGYLNQGHPSRGTTLVITLSLVLSTLVSFSTFTHAFSSSAFPELNPIKPRHSRLLRSAVQHETPTSQLSEIWSPLESQGWKPYVESNKPTALPEKSEGYIQVFLDGGLNQQRMGICDAVAVAKILNATLVIPYLELNPVWRDSSSFMDIFDVDHFIDVLKDDISIVKELPKEFSWSTREYYGLAIRETRIKAAPVHASAHWYLENVLPVLQSYGIAAISPFSHRLSFDNLPMDIQHLRCKVNFQALTFVPHIRALGDALISRLRYPEGSAGEMGSNYLQEVTGAGARKNAGKFVVLHLRFDKDMAAHSACDFGGGKAEKLALAKYRQVIWQGRVLNSQFTDEELRSQGRCPMTPEEVGLLLAAMGFDNSTRLYLASHKVYGGEARISTLRELFPLMEDKKSLASSEERSQIKGKASLLAALDYYVGLHSDIFISASPGNMHNALVGHRTYLNLKTIRPNMALMGQLFLNKTIEWSEFQDAVVEGHQNRQGELRLRKPKQSIYTYPAPDCMCQA; encoded by the exons ATGGAGCTCCTCGGGTACCTGAATCAGGGTCACCCTTCTAGAGGAACAACACTTGTTATTACTCTTTCATTGGTGCTTTCGACACTTGTGTCCTTCTCCACTTTCACACATGCCTTCTCTTCTTCTGCGTTTCCG GAACTGAATCCTATAAAACCTAGGCACTCACGTCTTCTCAGGAGTGCCGTGCAACATGAAACT CCTACATCACAGCTTTCTGAAATATGGTCACCTCTGGAAAGCCAAGGATGGAAACCTTATGTTGAATCAAATAAGCCAA CAGCATTACCAGAGAAGTCCGAGGGATATATCCAGGTCTTTCTTGATGGAGGTTTGAACCAACAAAGGATGGGG ATATGTGATGCAGTTGCTGTGGCAAAGATACTGAATGCTACTCTGGTGATTCCATACCTTGAATTAAATCCTGTATGGCGAGATTCAAG CTCCTTCATGGATATATTTGATGTGGATCATTTCATTGATGTATTGAAGGATGATATTTCTATAGTTAAAGAGCTGCCTAAAGAGTTCAGCTGGAGCACAAGAGAGTACTATGGCTTGGCTATTCGAGAAACCCGAATCAAGGCTGCGCCTGTGCATGCATCAGCCCATTGGTATCTGGAGAATGTTTTGCCTGTTCTACAGAG TTATGGTATTGCTGCAATCTCTCCATTTTCTCACAGACTGAGTTTTGACAACTTGCCTATGGATATTCAACACCTACGCTGTAAAGTCAACTTCCAAGCTTTAACCTTTGTTCCTCATATCAGAGCACTTGGAGATGCCCTTATCAGCCGCCTTCGCTATCCTGAAGGCTCAGCTGGAGAAATGGGCTCCAACTACCTTCAAGAGGTCACTGGTGCAGGTGCTAGGAAAAATGCAGGGAAATTTGTTGTTCTACACCTCCGATTTGATAAG GATATGGCAGCCCATTCGGCCTGCGATTTTGGTGGAGGAAAAGCTGAAAAATTGGCCCTTGCAAAGTATAGACAGGTTATTTGGCAAGGGAGGGTTCTTAATTCCCAATTCACTGATGAAGAGTTGAGGAGTCAAGGCCGTTGCCCTATGACACCGGAAGAGGTTGGATTGTTGCTAGCAGCTATGGGATTTGACAATAGCACTCGTTTATATCTTGCCTCTCACAAG GTCTATGGTGGAGAGGCAAGGATTTCAACTTTGAGGGAATTATTTCCTCTGATGGAAGACAAGAAGAGCCTTGCTTCATCTGAAGAGCGTTCTCAGATAAAGGGAAAAGCTTCTCTATTAGCTGCACTTGACTACTATGTTGGCTTGCATAGTGACATCTTCATCTCTGCTTCCCCAGGAAATATGCACAATGCATTG gtTGGACACCGGACATACTTGAACTTAAAGACTATAAGGCCAAATATGGCATTGATGGGTCAGCTTTTCCTGAATAAAACCATAGAGTGGTCAGAGTTTCAGGATGCAGTGGTTGAAGGTCACCAAAATAGACAAGGGGAACTAAGGCTGAGGAAGCCAAAACAATCAATATATACGTATCCAGCTCCTGATTGCATGTGCCAAGCTTAG
- the LOC114368924 gene encoding O-fucosyltransferase 39-like isoform X2 — MELLGYLNQGHPSRGTTLVITLSLVLSTLVSFSTFTHAFSSSAFPELNPIKPRHSRLLRSAVQHETPTSQLSEIWSPLESQGWKPYVESNKPTLPEKSEGYIQVFLDGGLNQQRMGICDAVAVAKILNATLVIPYLELNPVWRDSSSFMDIFDVDHFIDVLKDDISIVKELPKEFSWSTREYYGLAIRETRIKAAPVHASAHWYLENVLPVLQSYGIAAISPFSHRLSFDNLPMDIQHLRCKVNFQALTFVPHIRALGDALISRLRYPEGSAGEMGSNYLQEVTGAGARKNAGKFVVLHLRFDKDMAAHSACDFGGGKAEKLALAKYRQVIWQGRVLNSQFTDEELRSQGRCPMTPEEVGLLLAAMGFDNSTRLYLASHKVYGGEARISTLRELFPLMEDKKSLASSEERSQIKGKASLLAALDYYVGLHSDIFISASPGNMHNALVGHRTYLNLKTIRPNMALMGQLFLNKTIEWSEFQDAVVEGHQNRQGELRLRKPKQSIYTYPAPDCMCQA, encoded by the exons ATGGAGCTCCTCGGGTACCTGAATCAGGGTCACCCTTCTAGAGGAACAACACTTGTTATTACTCTTTCATTGGTGCTTTCGACACTTGTGTCCTTCTCCACTTTCACACATGCCTTCTCTTCTTCTGCGTTTCCG GAACTGAATCCTATAAAACCTAGGCACTCACGTCTTCTCAGGAGTGCCGTGCAACATGAAACT CCTACATCACAGCTTTCTGAAATATGGTCACCTCTGGAAAGCCAAGGATGGAAACCTTATGTTGAATCAAATAAGCCAA CATTACCAGAGAAGTCCGAGGGATATATCCAGGTCTTTCTTGATGGAGGTTTGAACCAACAAAGGATGGGG ATATGTGATGCAGTTGCTGTGGCAAAGATACTGAATGCTACTCTGGTGATTCCATACCTTGAATTAAATCCTGTATGGCGAGATTCAAG CTCCTTCATGGATATATTTGATGTGGATCATTTCATTGATGTATTGAAGGATGATATTTCTATAGTTAAAGAGCTGCCTAAAGAGTTCAGCTGGAGCACAAGAGAGTACTATGGCTTGGCTATTCGAGAAACCCGAATCAAGGCTGCGCCTGTGCATGCATCAGCCCATTGGTATCTGGAGAATGTTTTGCCTGTTCTACAGAG TTATGGTATTGCTGCAATCTCTCCATTTTCTCACAGACTGAGTTTTGACAACTTGCCTATGGATATTCAACACCTACGCTGTAAAGTCAACTTCCAAGCTTTAACCTTTGTTCCTCATATCAGAGCACTTGGAGATGCCCTTATCAGCCGCCTTCGCTATCCTGAAGGCTCAGCTGGAGAAATGGGCTCCAACTACCTTCAAGAGGTCACTGGTGCAGGTGCTAGGAAAAATGCAGGGAAATTTGTTGTTCTACACCTCCGATTTGATAAG GATATGGCAGCCCATTCGGCCTGCGATTTTGGTGGAGGAAAAGCTGAAAAATTGGCCCTTGCAAAGTATAGACAGGTTATTTGGCAAGGGAGGGTTCTTAATTCCCAATTCACTGATGAAGAGTTGAGGAGTCAAGGCCGTTGCCCTATGACACCGGAAGAGGTTGGATTGTTGCTAGCAGCTATGGGATTTGACAATAGCACTCGTTTATATCTTGCCTCTCACAAG GTCTATGGTGGAGAGGCAAGGATTTCAACTTTGAGGGAATTATTTCCTCTGATGGAAGACAAGAAGAGCCTTGCTTCATCTGAAGAGCGTTCTCAGATAAAGGGAAAAGCTTCTCTATTAGCTGCACTTGACTACTATGTTGGCTTGCATAGTGACATCTTCATCTCTGCTTCCCCAGGAAATATGCACAATGCATTG gtTGGACACCGGACATACTTGAACTTAAAGACTATAAGGCCAAATATGGCATTGATGGGTCAGCTTTTCCTGAATAAAACCATAGAGTGGTCAGAGTTTCAGGATGCAGTGGTTGAAGGTCACCAAAATAGACAAGGGGAACTAAGGCTGAGGAAGCCAAAACAATCAATATATACGTATCCAGCTCCTGATTGCATGTGCCAAGCTTAG
- the LOC114368925 gene encoding mechanosensitive ion channel protein 2, chloroplastic-like, which yields MALPGSLQLSHGLGLCRNLDCSKHSRAADRGKLHLYSAGPSYPISFMRQECRGFQHLRHINRPAHTLSCKSRSFKCHCFLGQPNELPAVKVAATVLARSCNVLQNSPTIVKLIPAVGVIIFAVWGVGPLLFQTRKLLFQRSDSSWKRSTTYYIITSYLQPLLLWTGAILICRALEPLILPSETSQVVKERLLNFVRSLSTVLAFAYCLSSVIQQAQKFLAESTDASETRNMGFQFAGKAVYSAVWIAAFSLFMELLGFSTQKWVTAGGLGTVLLTLAGREIFTNFLSSVMIHATRPFVVNEWIQTKIEGYEVSGTVEHVGWWSPTIIRGEDREAVHIPNHKFTVNVVRNLSQKTHWRIKTHLAISHLDVNKINNIVADMRKVLAKNPQVEQQRLHRRVFLDNINPENQALLILVSCFVKTSHFEEYLCVKEAVLLDLLRVIGHHRARLATPVRTLQKIYSDADLENIPFADSTFGRGAGTVPNRPLLVIEPSYKINGDDKKSRSARPAVDQDNKTATRTKVDTEGDNKVVTPNSDANGNSKTVVTPNSDANGNTKTVVTPKPDPEVGENKPLKSDSSRENVEVPESPSKSKVTGLVVDNSAQKDVDVKQAKVHTTKNTKPNIDSDNVVSSSSTNNADKTGGFNTNMPMKQQGEKKPAAQPHASRTVLEENIVLGVALEGSKRTLPIDEEIDNVTSREAKEMAALQSGNGSPKAPDGNDN from the exons ATGGCTCTTCCCGGTTCCCTGCAGTTGTCCCATGGATTGGGACTTTGCAGGAACCTGGACTGCAGTAAACATTCG AGGGCTGCGGATCGTGGCAAATTACATTTATATAGTGCAGGTCCTTCATATCCTATTTCG TTCATGAGACAGGAATGCAGGGGTTTTCAACACCTTCGTCATATAAACAGGCCAGCACATACATTATCTTGCAAATCCCGCTCTTTTAAGTGTCATTGTTTTTTAGGCCAACCAAATGAGCTTCCTGCTGTTAAGGTGGCTGCTACAGTGTTGGCTAg GTCTTGTAATGTGTTACAAAATAGTCCTACCATAGTAAAGTTGATTCCTGCAGTTGGTGTTATCATTTTTGCAGTATGGGGTGTTGGTCCATTATTGTTTCAGACAAGGAAATTACTTTTTCAG AGGAGTGATAGTAGTTGGAAGAGAAGTACCACTTACTATATAATAACTTCTTACCTTCAGCCATTACTGTTATGGACTGGAGCAATACTTATTTGCAG AGCATTGGAGCCATTAATCCTACCTTCAGAAACTAGCCAGGTTGTTAAGGAACGACTTTTGAATTTTGTAAGATCATTATCAACAGTACTGGCCTTCGCCTATTGTTTGTCAAG TGTAATTCAGCAAGCGCAGAAATTCTTAGCAGAGAGTACTGATGCAAGTGAGACGAGAAAT ATGGGATTCCAATTTGCTGGCAAAGCTGTTTACTCTGCGGTATGGATAGCTGCCTTTTCACTGTTCATGGAATTGCTGGGCTTCTCTACCCAGAAATGGGTTACTGCAGGAGGTCTTGGGACAGTTTTGTTGACCCTTGCTGGTCGTGAG ATATTTACAAACTTCCTTTCGAGTGTGATGATTCATGCAACCCGGCCTTTTGTGGTTAATGAATGGATTCAAACAAAGATTGAAGGATATGAGGTTTCTGGTACCGTCGAG CATGTTGGCTGGTGGTCACCAACAATTATTAGAGGTGAAGATCGTGAAGCTGTTCACATTCCAAACCACAAATTTACAGTGAATGTTGTGCGGAACCTTAGTCAAAAAACACATTGGCGAATCAAAACCCATCTAGCCATTAGTCATTTGGATGTAAATAAGATTAAT AACATTGTTGCTGACATGAGGAAAGTCTTAGCCAAAAATCCTCAAGTTGAGCAGCAGAGGTTGCACAGGAGAGTGTTTTTGGACAACATAAATCCTGAAAATCAGGCACTTTTG ATTCTGGTGTCTTGTTTTGTTAAGACCTCACATTTTGAAGAATATCTGTGTGTTAAG gaAGCTGTACTGTTGGATCTTCTTAGAGTTATTGGCCATCACCGAGCCCGACTTGCCACACCAGTCCGTACCCTGCAGAAAATATACAGTGATGCTGACTTGGAGAACATACCATTTGCAGATTCGACATTTGGTCGTGGTGCTGGGACAGTACCTAACCGTCCATTATTAGTGATCGAACCATCTTATAAGATCAATGGAGATGATAAGAAAAGTCGATCGGCACGGCCAGCTGTTGATCAAGATAACAAGACAGCTACGCGAACCAAAGTTGACACTGAGGGGGATAACAAAGTTGTGACACCTAACTCTGATGCAAATGGAAACTCTAAGACAGTTGTGACTCCTAACTCTGATGCAAATGGAAACACTAAGACAGTTGTGACACCCAAACCTGATCCTGAAGTGGGTGAAAACAAGCCACTGAAATCAGATTCAAGCAGGGAGAACGTGGAGGTGCCAGAATCTCCTTCTAAATCCAAAGTTACTGGTTTGGTAGTGGATAATTCAGCCCAGAAGGACGTAGATGTCAAACAAGCCAAGGTTCATACCACTAAAAACACAAAGCCAAATATTGACTCTGACAATGTAGTGTCCTCCTCCTCAACTAACAATGCTGACAAAACTGGTGGATTTAATACGAATATGCCAATGAAACAGCAAGGGGAAAAGAAACCTGCTGCACAGCCTCATGCATCCAGGACTGTTCTTGAAGAGAATATAGTACTAGGTGTTGCATTGGAGGGATCAAAGAGGACACTTCCCATTGATGAAGAGATTGACAATGTGACATCTCGAGAGGCAAAGGAAATGGCTGCATTGCAGAGTGGAAATGGATCTCCAAAGGCTCCAGATGGAAATGACAACTAG
- the LOC114368495 gene encoding uncharacterized protein At4g38062-like, with amino-acid sequence MNVYEEMEEAKAEIEKLTVKLRDKTNSLQNLKKYYDAQANKIQESIFKVEKLNQEMLQKADDINDYVSESLNNKESITKHLSAADDELGAICDDKFRKWKDEKRGYVLALEEEEQIKWKEEHFKHLEDVHEKLIDQFKLQMCNQALAHEESLRKRLEDEVSNLNKKCFQLMKQLELKDAVLISSKKYINEEREKAACLMRQVESYGFANELLHLPHNELDRHKDLHMEDGFKEQLKEVYDALDRANIELDERICEKSEMEFELRIWKSFVERLRNGLEENLVMCKELENSLLAQVDFTESLKQEKDSLETEASVPANWETSESSETVEGTYLQIIEEKDNILEELQKGVIRLEQESHRREFESSMIAKGNMVRTNELERESYPNYKGKEYENR; translated from the exons ATGAATGTTTATGAAGAAATGGAAGAAGCTAAAGCTGAAATTGAGAAACTTACGGTAAAACTAAGAGACAAGACAAATTCACTTCAGAACTTAAAGAAATACTATGATGCACAGGCCAATAAGATACAGGAATCTATTTTCAAAGTTGAGAAGCTGAATCAAGAAATGCTTCAAAAGGCAGATGATATCAACGATTATGTCAGCGAGAGTTTAAATAATAAAGAGTCCATCACCAAACATCTCAGTGCTGCAGATGATGAACTTGGAGCAATTTGTGATGATAAATTTAGAAAGTGGAAAGATGAAAAAAGAGGGTATGTATTGGCGTTAGAGGAggaagaacaaataaaatggaaggaGGAACATTTTAAACATCTAGAAGACGTGCATGAAAAACTTATAGATCAGTTTAAG TTACAGATGTGCAACCAAGCCCTTGCTCATGAAGAAAGCCTGAGAAAGCGTCTGGAAGATGAAGTCTCCAATTTGAACAAGAAGTGTTTTCAATTGATGAAGCAGTTGGAGTTGAAAGATGCTGTTTTGATCAGTTCCAAGAAATATATCAATGAAGAGCGAGAGAAAGCAGCATGTTTGATGAGGCAGGTTGAGTCCTATGGATTTGCCAATGAACTGCTGCATTTGCCACACAACGAACTTGATAGGCACAAGGATTTGCATATGGAAGATGGTTTCAAAGAACAACTTAAGGAAGTTTATGATGCTTTAGACAGGGCAAACATTGAATTGGATGAGAGAATATGTGAAAAAAGTGAAATGGAGTTTGAATTGAGAATATGGAAGTCATTTGTTGAACGTTTGAGGAACGGTCTTGAAGAAAATCTTGTCATGTGCAAAGAACTGGAAAATTCACTCCTTGCACAAGTAGATTTTACTGAAAGCCTCAAGCAAGAGAAAGATAGCTTG GAAACAGAAGCTTCTGTTCCAGCAAATTGGGAAACATCTGAGTCTTCTGAAACTGTTGAAGGGACATATCTCCAGATCATAGAGGAGAAGGACAATATTTTAGAGGAGCTCCAGAAAGGGGTTATAAGGCTTGAACAAGAGTCACATAGAAGAGAATTTGAAAGTAGTATGATTGCAAAAGGCAACATGGTGAGAACCAATGAGCTTGAGAGAGAATCCTATCCAAATTATAAAGGGAAGGAATATGAGAACAGATGA